AGAAATAATGCGTTTTTATGGGAAAAAGGAAGTACAAGCCAGCTTAGCTCCCATCTCAAAACGTTCCACAGTATTGGAAAGCAATATCAAGAAATATCTTCAGTGAGTAAATGATTAGCCAATTAAAATACAATACTGTAAAATCACAGCTACGCTCAATTTTGTCGTGGTTGATGGCTGAAGAACTTTTCAATCCTTTTCGTTTGGTAGGAGGTACTGCCTTAAGTTTGCAGTTAGGGCATCGTGAATCTGTTGACATTGATTTGTTCACCGATACTCCTTACGGCGAGATTGATTTTGAGGTAATAGATAAGCACCTTAAAAATAATTTCGAATACGTTGATTCTCGTGAAGGTCCGGTTGCGATGGGGAAGTCATACTTTATTGGCAATTCAGCAGAAGACTGTATTAAGCTCGATTTGTATTATACCGATCCTTTTATCCGCCCTGCTTTGGTAATTGACAATATAAGACTTGCCACCCTCGACGAGATAATAGCTATGAAGATCGATGTTGTGAGCCGTGGAGCCAGAAAAAAAGACTTTTGGGATTTACATGAATTGTTAGATTTCTATTCAATCCCTCAAATGATTCAGTTGCATGAAGAGCGTTATCCGTACTCACATGATGCTGATGAAATACTCAGAAACTTTACCAATTTTGAAACAGCTGATAATGATTTTGAACCGATTTGCTTAAAAGGTAAATATTGGGAACTCATTAAGCTGGATTTTGTTGAGGCAATAGAGACTTTAAACAACAAAAAATCTTAGATTCAGTTTGTTCTATTTTACTGGCTCTTGAGATCGGTATATATTTCGTAATGGGAGAGTGCTCCTATTCAACCCCGTAAACACTTCCGGCAACATTTTCGGAAAATTTTCAAAAGGAAAAGAAATAAATAATGAATGGAAAAGGCGGAAGTGTTGATGTGGGGTTTCATTCGTTTTTATCCACTATTTTTAAAGGCAACTCATGTAACTCGCTTAAATACAATAATTTTTTGTTTGGTGTTGTTCATTGCTAGCTCGTTTCAAAAAGTTTTAACCGAAGTGTACGAGGTTAAGTCTTTTTGAAATTGGCATTGTGTGTAGGCGGCAATTAACTCTTCCGGTTTTGGAATGAATGGCTTTATGTCGGAAGCTTTTGAAAACCCGGAGGGCTTGTTTTTCGGAAATGTAGTTATTTTGTGAGAGGGGTTGTGAACTTAGGGCTTTGGAAACTTGACATTCATCTTCCATTCCTGCTTATTGATTACATTGGCAATGAAATCCTGAATCACATTTATCATTTCCTCATATGATGGAGAATCACCATAAATCATTTGTTCCTGCATGGTTTTGTAATCTGCTTCCCATGCTTTGATAAATTTGGGGATTGGTATTGGATTAATGGTTTGTGGTTGATGGAGATTGTAATCAACCACACCGACTCTAAAGAAAGAACGCCGGTGAACTACAATCGTTTCATAAAGCTCTTTATCTTTTATCGCATTTTCTGCATAACCACGGTTAATTAATTGAAATACATCGTAAAGGTGGCGACTCAATCTAGCCACCCTGATTCTGTCATGAGGGCGTTGAAATTCTTCGTGTAACAAAAAGATTTTCTCCAAAAAAGTACGTTCCGGAATTGCCGTTGGAATATTTACAGGTATTCCGGCGAACTCAGCATCGGGATAATGTTCATCAAGTAAAGAACTAAAAGCTTGCACCTGATTTGGTTCTTTTAATGAACTGCTGCTAATTTCCAGAAGAACTCTTGGTTGTATGTAGCCCGGATATTCAATAACATTCGGATAAAAAACTTCAATCTTTGCCGGATCTGAGTCACTGGCTTCAGGTTCAAGATAGTTTAGAGTTACGTCGTTTAATCCATTTGCTTTAAGTTTTACCTCTAACTCGGGTGCTAATGAATCGGCTACAAATTTCCCGGTTTTTTGCCTCAGCTTTTTTATTTGAGTCCGGGAAAGCTCTCCCCCATAACCAAGATAGCTTTTATCAAAAGCCAGGTCTATGTCTTCCGAGAATCGTTCAATTAAGCCCCAGGCTTTGCTTAATGATGTACCGCCTTTAAAAATCAAATACTTTCCCAGTTCCGATTGAAAGATGGCCGATAAGGTTTGCACAACCCACCAATCTTTTTCCACAGCATAAGGAGTCATACCCTTTTCTTCTGCAATTTGGGTATAGGCATTTACTTTCGTCTGGGTAGGTATTTCATACCATTTATTTGACATTCTTTGTTGTTTTTGTGAGGGCATCTCGCATTATTACTCTAATCCATTCGGGTGCTAATTTTATGTCATGTTCCAAACGATAACGATCCTCCTTTTTTAGGTGTTCCAATATAATCCGTTTTTGGCTTTCAGTAACATTATCCTTTCCCAGTTCTTTTAATGCCTGAATAGCTAAACCACTAATTTTTCCGATTGTTGTCAGGTTTTTAGGGCTGGTCTTTTTGAAAACAATTGTACGACTGCCAACATTTATTTTACGCGCTGCACCATCTGTTAAATAGATTATATTCAGTGGAACTTGTGTTGACAACCCAAACGCATTTAACGCCAAAACTCCTGTTGGAATAATTCGGGCCTTATCTTTTTTCGCAATAGCTTTTGCAATGGCTTCAGCTCCTGGCTTCACCGGCCCTAAAATAGGATCTTTTTCCAACCGGGCATAAATACCCCTTGCAACTCTTGAAATTTCTTCTTTCTCA
Above is a genomic segment from uncultured Draconibacterium sp. containing:
- a CDS encoding nucleotidyl transferase AbiEii/AbiGii toxin family protein, encoding MISQLKYNTVKSQLRSILSWLMAEELFNPFRLVGGTALSLQLGHRESVDIDLFTDTPYGEIDFEVIDKHLKNNFEYVDSREGPVAMGKSYFIGNSAEDCIKLDLYYTDPFIRPALVIDNIRLATLDEIIAMKIDVVSRGARKKDFWDLHELLDFYSIPQMIQLHEERYPYSHDADEILRNFTNFETADNDFEPICLKGKYWELIKLDFVEAIETLNNKKS
- a CDS encoding nucleotidyl transferase AbiEii/AbiGii toxin family protein, with translation MSNKWYEIPTQTKVNAYTQIAEEKGMTPYAVEKDWWVVQTLSAIFQSELGKYLIFKGGTSLSKAWGLIERFSEDIDLAFDKSYLGYGGELSRTQIKKLRQKTGKFVADSLAPELEVKLKANGLNDVTLNYLEPEASDSDPAKIEVFYPNVIEYPGYIQPRVLLEISSSSLKEPNQVQAFSSLLDEHYPDAEFAGIPVNIPTAIPERTFLEKIFLLHEEFQRPHDRIRVARLSRHLYDVFQLINRGYAENAIKDKELYETIVVHRRSFFRVGVVDYNLHQPQTINPIPIPKFIKAWEADYKTMQEQMIYGDSPSYEEMINVIQDFIANVINKQEWKMNVKFPKP
- a CDS encoding DUF6088 family protein yields the protein MSQIFAKFATVYIYVCVVESAEIQILTKMKKARGGSLFFVEDFLRFGNYKTISKALERLVEKEEISRVARGIYARLEKDPILGPVKPGAEAIAKAIAKKDKARIIPTGVLALNAFGLSTQVPLNIIYLTDGAARKINVGSRTIVFKKTSPKNLTTIGKISGLAIQALKELGKDNVTESQKRIILEHLKKEDRYRLEHDIKLAPEWIRVIMRDALTKTTKNVK